A single window of Anomaloglossus baeobatrachus isolate aAnoBae1 chromosome 5, aAnoBae1.hap1, whole genome shotgun sequence DNA harbors:
- the LOC142310547 gene encoding oocyte zinc finger protein XlCOF29-like, whose protein sequence is MCFRVNQTPSSGQPHVPTISDPLSGALLYNRIFLIDPSRMDKDRDKMTKRILHLTLEILFRITGEDYTVVKKTSSDRCQDPVSEGWGRPLSPITGPPPHPLIHEDINDQKKILELTYKMIELLTGEVTLLGMLGHYTVML, encoded by the exons ATGTGTTTCCGAGTCAATCAGACTCCTTCCTCTGGACAACCACAT gtccctacaatatcggatcctctcagtggagctcTTCTATATAAtagaattttcctgattgacccatcaaggatggataaagacagagacaaGATGACGaaaaggatattacacctcactctagagatcctcttccggattactggagag gattacacagtagtgaagaagacctctagtgatcgctgtcaggaccctgtgtctgagggatggggaagacccctgagcccaatcacggggcctccacctcaccccctgatacatgaggacatcaatgaccagaagaagatcctagaactcacctacaagatgattgagctgctgactggagaggtgacactgctgggaatgctgggacattatacagtaatgctatga